The sequence TTTAACTGACTTTTATTGCCTTCATATCTTTCTGCAGATGTGAAGAGCTTGATAGCTGCTGGATTGGCCACCATCTCATCGtgtaattatgattttaagaaAGCTGTACTTGGGAGgcaaaatatgaatatattatgcaTTGGTCATGGTGGAGGAAGCATACCTTTGTTTTTGGCAAGTAAAATTCGAGGTTAGAAATTTGAACTTCCTTtctgattgaagaatttgtccTCCACTCCTTGTGATCAAGCATTCCTGTTTCAGACTCTTACTGTCAACAAGAACCAGTGAATTTGGCCTAGAAATTTGCTGGTGTTCTACAAAATGAATCTGACTGTGCGTGCTGGGATAATTTCTTTGACCAGCCAATTTAATTCTTATTGTCTTCATCTactcattctctattttgtcaAAAGTTCTCTTTTATCTTGCTGAAATGGTTGAACTTCCATTTTACTTGGGATTCTTTCCCAAAGACCAGTAAGATTGTTATGCTAAGTTGTTTTGCTTTCTTCAGGTGCTATAGTCCACATagttgaaattgatcccatcgtAATCTCAGCTTCGATTCGAGCAATGGGTTTTCCGTCTTTCTCAGTTATAACCCCATCAGGCAAACGTGCATTTGCAAAGCCAGATCATGCAGATGAGATACTGTGGAAAGGCACTCACGAGAGGCTATTCTTGTTTAATTCAGATGCAGAGCAGTTTATTCTTGAGAGCAACAATATATATGATATCATCTTTATCGATGCCTATGATGGAGATGATATTTTTCCACACAAGCTGTGGAATCCTCATTCCCCGTTCCTCCAAGCTCTAGGGAACCGCCTTCATCCGGATCATGGAACAGTGGTTGTGAACTTGCATTCATATGTTGACTTAAATGTCGACGCATCTCATCCATCTGGTCTCCCCTTTGTGCCAAAGGGCCAGTACGTTTCTCAAGTGTCCCGATCGTACAAAGACGCACTATTAGGAAATGGGAATTCAGCCCGTGGTTTTGCATATACAGTTTCTGTACCTTGGCTGTACAATACATCTCTTGTTGTATGCCGGGGTTTTGGTAGACCTGAGGACAGTTCAGGCCAGAACTTGGTTTTTAGCACTCTGATGTCCAAAGCACTGGAAGTTGATAAACTCATAAACATGCCGTTTTCATGTTtgcaatatataaaaaaaagttttactCCGGTGGACTAGGGTGGTATTATTTACTACTGTTTATCTCGTACTATTTGCTTCAAATGGCCACCCAATTAACTTTCTGAGAAAAAAACAAAGCTCGGGAAAAATGCGTACACAAGGAATATAGACTACCAGATATTACCACAATTACAAGTTCCATTTGAGAACCTATGGTATCGGTGTGCATCTCTCACTATGATCTCCCTCTTCGTCACCGTGCTAATATACCTGAATGCCTCGTGGCAATCTTTACAGATCCTCAAATTCTTTACAATCCTCAATGGCTTTCCAGGTGGTGTAACCCCACCCAATAAACCGAAAGCCACTGCCAATTtttcactgtgatgccagagcGACGCCCTCTTTTCTTCTGCGTCTACTTCATGCAACATCTCATCCAAAATTGGTACATATCCTAAATTTTCTATCTCGTCCATCAACTCTGTCAACTTTGTATAGATCTCGTCCTTCCTAGGATGCCTTGTATCTCCAGCGAAGAATACACAAATCGATCCCTGTACTTCAATCCAACTCCTCCCAATCTCCTTTCTCAATCTCCTATCATTCATCATCTTCCATACTTCTTTAACCCCATCCCACCTTTCAGTGCTTGCAAACGTATTTGCCAAAATCACCAAAGCTGAGTCATCATCGGGGTCCATTTCCAACAATTTACTGCTCATTCTCACAGCCATCTTGGCGTTTCTATTGCTCACACAACTTGACAACAACACTCTCCACACAGCTGCATCAGGTTCATATGGCATTGTCAAAGCAACTTTTTCTGCCTCATCTAGCCTTCCTGCCCTCCCTATTACTCCAACTAAACATGTGTAGTGCTCAATCCTCGGTTCCAATCCATGCTGCAGTTTCATTCTATTGAACCACCTTTCAGCTTCCATATCCATACCTGCATTGTAGAATGCTGTCAAGACTGCCAAAAAACTATATTCATCCGGCTTCATTCCTCGTCTTTCCATTACACAAAAAAGCTCTACCACAAGGTCAACGCTCCCTTGTTGTGCATACCCTGCCATCATCGCATTCCACCCGGCTATGTTCAACCCAACCTCCAACTCATTAAACACCATCCTCGCCTCCTCCACGAGTCCGCACTTTCCATACCCATCGATCAACCCGGTCCCTATGTACACATCTGAGTCCATTCCAATCACCACCGCATGCCCATGAATGATCCTACATTGCTCGAGCATTGCCACCCCCGCAGCAGCACACAACGCCCCGGATAAGCCATGAAATGATGACAATGCATCCTCTCTCCTCGTCTCAGCGAAGAACCTTAAAGCGTCAATGGGCCTCTTATTTTGAGCCAACCCATTAATTATAGCACCAAAACAAACCTCATCACGCACAGACAGTTCATCGAACACCTTACGTGCAGAATCCAGATCCCTCGTCTTACagtaaaaagaaacaaaagcaGAACCAACAAAAGCGTTTTCATACAAACAAAGTTTAAATGAAAGCGCTTGAAGTTGTGAGCCAATTGAATTATAGTTCAAGAAAGCGCATGTTTTGAGCAAGGAAGCAATAGTGCGTGCGTTGGGAAGAATTGTGGAGGACTGTCTTAGCATGGAAAGCAAGAGGCGGATGGCGAGTGGGGAGGCGGAGAATGCAGAGATTATGGAAGTCCATGTGACGGTGTTTGGGCAGGGTATGGAGTTGAAGAGGCGGAGGGCGAGGGAGTGGAGattggagttggagtaaaggaTGATGAGATTGTTGAAGAATGCTCTGTTTTGGGGTGCGGGGGTTATGCTTGTCTTGATTGCTTGCGCGTGCATGCATCGTGGGTCAGTCTGTAGTGAAGTCATGTTACAAAATTTTATGGATGTGCTATCCTTGTCGCTGTATTTGAGTATTTAACGACCAATTGCATCATTTCTGGATCAAATGTTGCGCCCAATATTACAAATATTCTCCACCCCTATCGAAGAATTTAAGAGACAGTAAGTCTCTCCGCAGATTATTGTAAAATTTGATGTGGCAGATTTGGGATGATGCACTTTCTTGGCTCCCCGGACGCCGCCGCATCTCTCACTGAAGATGAGGTCAAGTGAAGGCACCTCCATGAGTTGAACAATTATAAAGTGAGTGGTTTTCAATCATGGGACTGTGCATTAAAGAGAGATCTGAACAGGATCAACTTCCAAATGAAACTCCGAAAAACGGTTGCGGTTGTCTGGACTCCAGGATATGATACCATCACGAATAAACCATATGGTCCTTAGTATCAATGCCTGTTAAAACTTGTGTGGTGTTACATCCAAGATTACTTCTCTTTAGATCATGTTTCATTCTAGTTTTACTTTTGTTGAATGTAACTTGCAATTTTCATAATCAATACATCTGAGTTTAAGTTGGATACCGGGAAAGCTGCAGGATTGATGACTATCATCCTTTATCAAATGTTTGGTTTCATGTTTCAAAGTTCGTGACAATCCAAAAGGCCAGACACTGTACATACAGTCTAGTAATTACCAGGATTTGGAGGGCTTAAGCACAGAACTATGTGCTGAGCTTATTTTACACAAGATGATGATCATCTCAAATTGTCAGACATTTAAAAAATTGTCAAGATGCATCAATTGATGATCTTGTATAAAACACGGCATATGATGTCGTGCATTCCCAATAACAGAGGATTCAAATCCATAATTACCATGAGTGTCGGGTGCGATGTTCAATCAAACCTTGACATTCTTGTTAAGTCATTTAAATCATATTTGTGTCCCATCTCCTTCTTGGTTCTGCTAGAAACAATTTTGCTGTTTTGATTAATGTTAAGAGGAGAGGGAAAAAATTGCAAATGAGTGAAAATGGTGAAAAAGTCAAGAAATTTGGGTGGGAAATTGCAATCGTGAGAGCCAAAGAcgatttaaacatataattgtgcagcggaaaaaaaataaacaagctATTAACAAAGTGAGCTCGAGCCTATGTGTGTATTAAACGAACCGAGCTCGAGTCTGATACTGTTCGGCTCGACTCGTTTTCATCCCTGCTATCCATATTTTTTATAAGATATCGGATTAGAAACTTGATAACAATGGTTCCCCAactcacaaaaaataaaaggaaCGGTGAAGAAAAGTGCACCCGCGGACTGAGCCCATAAATTTGGTTTCTCAAAATTACATATTAATTGGAATTTAATTGTTTGTTTGaagttttttttctaattttcttAGATAAAGGAAAACAACTGACACTATTTGACCcttttattatttgattgaatgCATGCCAATGTTTGACATGCCTAAAAGCTAACTAGGGAGGAGGAAAACATAGAGCATGCAACCAGAGATAGGGAAGCTTTTCGATAAAATCAGTAAAACTTTGGAGAAATAAAGAATAATTATCCCAGGCAAGGACAGAAAACAGAGAACAATTCACATGGCAAATGGGATGAAAAAAGCCAAAATCTTTTGATTCTTCTTGTTCTCCAATTCCCTCCACAAAACACTACAATTTGCACCTTCGTCTCTATTCCAACCAGCCACCAAAATTTCTATGGCAACATCCCTAAATTTTCACTGACAATAACATGAGTTCATGCCCTTAATTTTCCTCAACTCCCTCAAAAACCTCAAAAAACATGATAATCAATGAGTGGTTTTCAAAGAAGAGACAATAGCTCCACTCCAAATATAGTCATCTCTCTCACAAATTACACTTGCTCTCAGTGATCTGCACAGATTCAAACATAACTCATGTAATTGCATAAGATTTAGAAagcacaaaattttcaaaagagaGAAAAGGGCTTATATCCATACCATCTTTTCTCTTTGCCAAACCTCTTGCAAACAGCAAGCAAATTACCAAAAACCCAACTCCTGCTGCCCCTCCTAATATTATAGCCACGGTCTTCCCTGTATTTGGGCTTGACCCTGTCATCATTCAAAAACAACTTGCCTTAGTAAATTCTTAATGCTCTTTCAATCACCAATAATATATAGAAATAAGGCCAAGATGTTTAAACCAGACGAACATCTTAATCATCCTTCTTTATACATGAAATTTactgattaaaatattaatatcacGGTTGGGAGACAGCTCACAAATCAGAGTCCCgttaagcaaaaaaaaaaaaaagaaagaaagaaatacgCCACTTAGCAAAGAGAATTATCAATACCTGATGAAGAAGGAGAagtatatgaagaagaagaagcagaCGAAGAA comes from Primulina huaijiensis isolate GDHJ02 unplaced genomic scaffold, ASM1229523v2 scaffold208134, whole genome shotgun sequence and encodes:
- the LOC140966857 gene encoding putative pentatricopeptide repeat-containing protein At5g52630, whose translation is MLRQSSTILPNARTIASLLKTCAFLNYNSIGSQLQALSFKLCLYENAFVGSAFVSFYCKTRDLDSARKVFDELSVRDEVCFGAIINGLAQNKRPIDALRFFAETRREDALSSFHGLSGALCAAAGVAMLEQCRIIHGHAVVIGMDSDVYIGTGLIDGYGKCGLVEEARMVFNELEVGLNIAGWNAMMAGYAQQGSVDLVVELFCVMERRGMKPDEYSFLAVLTAFYNAGMDMEAERWFNRMKLQHGLEPRIEHYTCLVGVIGRAGRLDEAEKVALTMPYEPDAAVWRVLLSSCVSNRNAKMAVRMSSKLLEMDPDDDSALVILANTFASTERWDGVKEVWKMMNDRRLRKEIGRSWIEVQGSICVFFAGDTRHPRKDEIYTKLTELMDEIENLGYVPILDEMLHEVDAEEKRASLWHHSEKLAVAFGLLGGVTPPGKPLRIVKNLRICKDCHEAFRYISTVTKREIIVRDAHRYHRFSNGTCNCGNIW
- the LOC140966855 gene encoding uncharacterized protein, whose protein sequence is MNILCIGHGGGSIPLFLASKIRGAIVHIVEIDPIVISASIRAMGFPSFSVITPSGKRAFAKPDHADEILWKGTHERLFLFNSDAEQFILESNNIYDIIFIDAYDGDDIFPHKLWNPHSPFLQALGNRLHPDHGTVVVNLHSYVDLNVDASHPSGLPFVPKGQYVSQVSRSYKDALLGNGNSARGFAYTVSVPWLYNTSLVVCRGFGRPEDSSGQNLVFSTLMSKALEVDKLINMPFSCLQYIKKSFTPVD